CGCGGCCGGCATTACCGCCACCGACTACCAGATTGCCGGCGGGGGCACGACCGACACGAGTGCAGTCACAGTGAGGCCGAACGGCGTGGCCGCCGCTTCCACGACCTGCGTCGTGACCTATACGGCAGCGGCGGGCGGCGGGTCCTGCACGGCCCCGGGCAATTCGCCGACGTTTGCGATCGACGTTTCGAACTGCAACTGATCTGCAGTGCTGCGCCGCTGCGGGTCCCGGCGCCGCACAACGCAGATCGTCGCCGTATCGCAGGGACTGACTTTTGTACTGGCCCGCCACGGCGGGCCGCTGTCCGGAGCGGGCGGGGATGCCATGAACGGCGGAGACTTGGCGGGCGTAAGGCGGCATCGCACAGCCGGCTTCACTCTCGTCGAACTGATCACCATCATGGTGGTGGCGGCCATCCTGGCCGCCGTTGCCGCGCCGCGCTTCTTCACCCGCCTTTCCTTCGAGGAGCGCGGCTTCTACGACCAGAGCGTCGCCGCGATCCGCTATGCCCAGCGCGTCGCCATTGCCGAGCGGCGCAATGTCTTCGTCGTCATGGAGGCGAACCGGCTTCGCCTCTGCTACGACGCCGCCTGCGTTGCCGGGGTGCGCGAGCCGGGCGCCGGCAATGCCTACGACATCGGCACGCCGGACGGCGTCGGCCTCGACACGACGGCAACCTTCAGCTTCAATGGCCTTGGCCAGCCTTCACTCGCGGCAAACATGGTCGTGACGGTGACCGGCCAGGACAACCGCACTTTCACGGTGCAGCAGGAGACAGGCTTTGTCGCCACGCCTTAAACATCTGCGCCAGCGCGGCATCTCGCTCATCGAGACGATCCTGTTCATGGTCATCGTCAGCGTGGCGGTGGCCGGCGTCATGGGCGTGTACGCGATCACCACGCGCTCCTCGGCCGACCCGCTGGTGCGCAAGCAGGCGCTGGCCATCGCCGAGTCGCTGCTGGAGGAGGTGCGCCTGATGCCCTTCACCTACTGCGATCCGGACGACGCCAACGTGACGACCGCCACCAGCGCCGTCGTCGGCGCCGGGCCGACCTTCTGCGCGACGGCAGCGGAAGCGGCGATGGCGCCGGAAGTCGGGGAGACGCGCTACTCGGCCACGACCCCGTTCGACAACGTGAACGACTACCACGGCTTCGATACGGCCGCGGCCGTGCCTGCCGGCATCTGCGACATCTCGGGCGCCTGCATTGCAGCGCTGGCC
The window above is part of the Denitratisoma sp. genome. Proteins encoded here:
- a CDS encoding prepilin-type N-terminal cleavage/methylation domain-containing protein, with protein sequence MLRRCGSRRRTTQIVAVSQGLTFVLARHGGPLSGAGGDAMNGGDLAGVRRHRTAGFTLVELITIMVVAAILAAVAAPRFFTRLSFEERGFYDQSVAAIRYAQRVAIAERRNVFVVMEANRLRLCYDAACVAGVREPGAGNAYDIGTPDGVGLDTTATFSFNGLGQPSLAANMVVTVTGQDNRTFTVQQETGFVATP
- a CDS encoding type II secretion system protein gives rise to the protein MSPRLKHLRQRGISLIETILFMVIVSVAVAGVMGVYAITTRSSADPLVRKQALAIAESLLEEVRLMPFTYCDPDDANVTTATSAVVGAGPTFCATAAEAAMAPEVGETRYSATTPFDNVNDYHGFDTAAAVPAGICDISGACIAALAGYRATVAVAPTAFNGIPATEALLITVTVTGPNGEAVSLSGIRTRHAPNL